The sequence ATCAACCGTTCGGGCTTGCCAGGAGCCATGCGGGGCGACCATGCTGAGCGACGGTCTAATGAGACCGAGAATGAAACGGCCTGCCCCGCCGGCATCGCTGTGCTTGGAGAACAGTTTAGACCTTTTTTAAGATACAAGAATGACAGTTGGCTTGTTAGTTGTAATATACACAAGCCTTAAACAGTACCAAACGCTATGAAGGGGATAGGTTTTTCAGCCTGGGGGCGACCTCTTTCATGAAGATGCTGAGGGACTTTTGGCCGACCTCGGGCGGGTCCCAACCGTTGAGCTGGAAGAGGAGGGTGCCGAAGCCTCCCATTTTCTGATAGAGGTCGGCGATGCGCTGGTATACGTAGTCGGGGTCGCCGACGATGAAGGTGTTGTCCAGGAGCCAGTCGAAGGTGATTTGGCTGTCGGGGATATCCTTGCTGGGCTTGAACACGTCTAAATTGCCTCGATTGGCCATGAACTGGCCCATGGCGTACTTGGTGATGCACTGGCGCATGCCGTACTCGTTGGCTTCTTTTCGGGCCTGCTTCATGTTTTCGGCTACATGGATGTTGCGGGACACGCGCCACATCTTTCGGCTGGGGCTGCCGTTGCCGGCCTTCTGAGCACCTTTGAGGTAGGCGTCCCAGATAGTGCCGAGGACACCTGGGTGCATGATGCCGCTACTCATAACGATCCAGTTCTTGAGGCCGGCGTAGGTGGCGGTGGGGGAGTTGGGGCTGCCGGCGGCCACGGCGATGGGAGGATGAGGCTGGGTGTAGGGCTTCATGTGCAGATAGACGCCAAGCTCAGGCTTGGGGTTAGGGGCGGTGATGTTGAAGAACTGGCCTTTGTACTCAAAGTTGCCGTCGGACTGCCAGATTTTCATGACAACGTCCATGACTTCGGCGGCGCGGGCATGGCGTTCGGGCTCGGGGATGCCGAAGAGCTCGAACTCGGTGGGCATGCCGCCGGTGCCGATGCCGAAGTTGAACCTGCCCTGGCCCAGGTGGTCGAGGACGGCGATGCGATGGGCCAGCATGATGGGGTGGTGAAGCTGGAGGAGGATAACGCCGGTGCCGAGCTTGATTTTCTTGGTCCGGGCGAAGAGGTTGGCGATGAAGAGGTCGGGGGCGGTGATAGGCTCGGTCCTGAGGGTATGGTGCTCGCCTATCCACGCTTCGTGGATGCCTAGCTCATCGGCCAGGGTGATGGTGGCGGTGTCTTCTTTCATAACCTGCTGCCACGGTTTTTCGGGGGGATGGATGGGCATGACAAAGAGACCAAATTCCACAAAGTTCTCCAGAGATTATGAGTAGTAAATTGTGACGATTATA is a genomic window of SAR202 cluster bacterium containing:
- a CDS encoding LLM class flavin-dependent oxidoreductase, with the translated sequence MEFGLFVMPIHPPEKPWQQVMKEDTATITLADELGIHEAWIGEHHTLRTEPITAPDLFIANLFARTKKIKLGTGVILLQLHHPIMLAHRIAVLDHLGQGRFNFGIGTGGMPTEFELFGIPEPERHARAAEVMDVVMKIWQSDGNFEYKGQFFNITAPNPKPELGVYLHMKPYTQPHPPIAVAAGSPNSPTATYAGLKNWIVMSSGIMHPGVLGTIWDAYLKGAQKAGNGSPSRKMWRVSRNIHVAENMKQARKEANEYGMRQCITKYAMGQFMANRGNLDVFKPSKDIPDSQITFDWLLDNTFIVGDPDYVYQRIADLYQKMGGFGTLLFQLNGWDPPEVGQKSLSIFMKEVAPRLKNLSPS